Part of the Antechinus flavipes isolate AdamAnt ecotype Samford, QLD, Australia chromosome 2, AdamAnt_v2, whole genome shotgun sequence genome is shown below.
TGCTGAGTTTTACTTTCAGAACCGACAACTATGCATTCAGTTAagcaaaaaaaaactaaaagaaaaaaaatccaacccaCAAACGAGTCCTTGCGGCCGGAACGCAGAACTTCCGCGTCGAACAGAAAAGGAATTTCCCCTGCCTCCCACTCACTCTTGGAAACTCCGCACAACTCTCCTACGGCCCAGGGCCACCTACACGGTTCCTCGCCCTAGAGGACCACCCACCCACCTCCCCGACTCCCCCCAGAAACTGGGGGACTTGGGGTGGGGGTTGCTTGCTCAGGAGTTTGCACAGGACGTGACTCTTTGTGAGTAAGCCGCCGGGGTCAGGGCAGGGTTTGACCTCCGCCGTCCGATCCCCTCTCGGGCCATGTGGCCAAGCACGGCTGGCTCGCCCCTTCCCCTAATCCAGGTCCTCCCTCCCGGAGGGAAGGAGGATGCCTCCCATCCTTACCCAGCCTCCGTTCTCCCGCAGCCACGCGCCCTTCTCCTCCACCAGATATCTGCAGAGTTCTTCGGCCAAGCGCCGGCTCATTTCGCTCCGAAGCTGCCCTCGCTCCTTTTTCTCCTGTTCCTCAGTCTCCAGCATCGCCCCGGCAAAAACCACCAGCACCGCCACCCGGCCCCAGTTGAACCCGTCCTGGTCCATCATCTCCGCTACTTCGGCTAGGACTTGCTCGGGCGGCCGGTCGACTAGCTGATTCTTTGCGCACTCGAAGAAGTCCTGGTAGCTCCGGCGGAGCTCTTTTGCCACCACGCGCATCGTGGCTGCGGCTGGCGTGGAGGGCGGCCGTTCCTGGCAGCCCTCCTGACGGCAGCAGTACTCCAAGTAGTCCGTCACCAGTTGCTCCGTCTCCCCCCGAAGGGCATCCTCTTGTTCCATGTTTCCACCCGAGGCGAGAGAGCCCCAGACCAGCCTGCAATCACAGCGTCTTCCCCCGGCGAGGTTTGAGGCTTCTTAACTCGCCGGAGGCGGAGTTCTGCTTCGTTGTCTCCGCCCCGGGGCGGGGCCACGGCTCACGCCACGCCCTCCATCTGCGTCTGCCTGCCGGCcagctccttttctttttctcggTGCCAAATCCCCGTTACTTGGAGCATCCCACCTCTCCTTCACCTGAGCGCCCCCCCTCCCTTCCACCCTGGCCTGGGACAGAAGCCGCCGGGGGTGCCCGCGGAGAGCGGAAGTGGGCTTCACTCCAGGGCTTTATGTAATCTCTGCCTCCCAAGAGGAAGGGACCACCGCGTCAGAGTCCTGGGTAGCGTCCAGTGCTCTCAAGTGTCATTTCCTTCCTCTCAGAGCAAGCATCTCGGGCTGAGGGGGGGATGGGGACGGGAGTGGGATAGATTGTGGAGGTCGTCAGCATCCTTCCAAATAACTGAGCATGTGCAAAAAGCTGAGGTCTAAATAGGGGATAGAAGCCGAGGCTGGCTCCTGCCACTGGTCctggacaaagaaaaagagaaaaggaaaaaggaaatagggaCAGAGGGAATGGAAGAGTCGGTCTGGCAGCCCAGTCTTCGAGCTTCCTGGCTTAGGGAAATGAAGAACTTTTTCTAGTGAAAATTCCCCGAAGTTGTGGATTTGAGAATGTTTGGTCTAGTGTGTCTGGACTAGACTGAGAATAGGTGTTTCTGAACTCTCTGTGTCCTAATTTAACCGTTAAAAACTTGGTCAGTAAAATCCCAGAGGATGAAGGATGGAATATGGTAGTACTATCTTTCTCCTGAGGAAAGGTGAGAGAAttaagatgcagaatgagacctGTGGTTTTGGATAAGCCAATGAAGAAattgtgtgtggtgtgtgtgtgtgtgtgtgtgtgtgtgtgtgtgtgtgtgtgagagagagagagagagagagagagagagtgtgtgtgtgtgtgtgtgtgtgtgtgtgtgtgaaacttGCATAGTGCTAATAAGGAATTCCGCCCACCCAATCTgagggagatgggagagagaaaatgtttgtttattagaaaaaaaggcaGTTAGTGGCAGTTCTGGGAAGGCAGTGTCTGGGCTTCTTTAATCTCAGACTGGTTGGTGGGTGTTGGATATAGCTAAGAACacaggtttggagtcagaaaactttgGTTCAAATCTGCCTCTGCTTCAATAACTGTGATCATGGACATATCCAGATAAtgtttctgggcctcagtttcctctctgaaAAATAAGGAGCTTGGACTAAAAAATCTCTACTgtcccttcaagttctaaatcccattattctacttcatttttaaagagaaaattcttttttggttttatcCCTCACAGCAGATGCTTGGGTATAGCTGAAAAGGCTGGCTAGTGCTTTAATCCTTTTCATAATGAACACTAAAGGGGATCCTTCGGGAAGCATCTGCCAAGAGACTTTTGGTATTTGCAGCTCTCCTTTAAGTCTCTCTCAGGGACCCCTAAGGCTTTGGAATGTGGTTGTTTTGACTTACATTGTTTTCTAATTGTTAAGTAGGTCTATGACTCATCTTCCCAATGAGATTGTAGGGTAGATAAggactattttatatttctttatacctCTCATCACCTCCAGCACAAAAATGAGCATATATATGCTCAGCAAGTGTTCCTCCCCCCAAGAGTCCTTCTTGCTCAGATATTCTTCTTGTACTTGTTTTGAGGTTCCTAATGGTTTGGGTTCATCCAGATATATTAGAGAAAGTTTCTTCCACAATCAAAGGCCTGTCCTTTACCCTCCAGATCGCTTCCTTGTTAGTGTATCACCTTGCCCATCATTCATGGGTGATTTTCTTGGTCTTCATTGCTTTGGATACGGTATAATTTCCCCTACCAAGTTACAGACTGAGAGCAGGGGACATACTTTATTCTTCTCCACATAGCACCCAGCCCACTGCCTCACATATAGGGAGGACTcggtaaatgtttgttgaaggaAAACTGTGACCCTTTTTAGATTTTGTTACACAGGTGGGTATTCATTCCACTGTTACTCATTTTACACAGCTGTGATGAGAATCCCTTTAATAGATAATTTCCAAGCTTTTTTGCCACGGAAGAATTATTTTGAAGTTGCATCAAGCCAAAGACTTTAAAATCCTAAAATGATGGTTATTCCGAATCTCCAGTGACTGCACTGGGTGCACCTTTAAGGGTGGGGTTTataggcagtttttttttttttttcagtcattcagcatttatttagcacctacagTCTACCGGGCACTTTGCTAGTATAGTCTATAACATTGTGGCTTCTTGAATATCACATGTCAGAGTAAGATTACCAACACATTCTTAAAACAGGAATCTTAATTTTGGTCCTTCATCTCCTGTTCTTTTGGGGGGGAAAATGTGGATTGGGAGAGGAATTTCTGTTATCTTGAgggcagaggttcttaaccttttttgagGCAAGGATATGCCATTTACACTGAAACATGTTTATGTATgtcttttccattaaaatgttATCTCTTGGACTCATCAGCAGCtgtatttacctttttttggATCCTCCAACCCTTATCAGTATGCCTAAGGGTTTTGTTGTCATTAATAAGTCCTTTTCACTTGTATTGGACTATTAGTGACCGCATTTGGGGATGCCTTGGcaatgatgcgggaaagattcctttctagattcccaccctctcctagttaataatgtaaattgccctttaactcacaaattttggtccctttgaattccaatagaagatctgacctgttcccagccccacccggatatgagccaactttggggctacacccaaaagcccctcgagctaagtctcctattataaaaatgCCATGCTGGGAATccctcttggcagagattccaaacatggctaccatgtgaggatcctctgtccactggaccctctgtccagtgccctccttatttctaccttcgcctatactttaactttgcttatccaataataaacctctcttatcaatctagctctctgggccaataaatgcttttattgggaactcgcccgctactagacccccttgcgccgaatctgtaccccaaacctgccactagaccttaaccctaatttcatttagtaccccaaagctagacctcaacagcAAAGATATTGGGgaggtttgccattgccttctccagctcattttacagttgaggaaactgaggcaaacagggttaagtgatttgcccaggctcacaaagctaggaagagtctgaaatcagatttgatttagaaagatgagtctttcagacTTGGTACTTTGTCCACAGAGCCACCTACAtgcatataataaacatttaacaaatgcttatttattgactgCCTACCTACCTGACTTTAGGATTTTGATCAAATTTATGGACCCTTTCtcaaaaagatgt
Proteins encoded:
- the BCL2L10 gene encoding bcl-2-like protein 10, which produces MEQEDALRGETEQLVTDYLEYCCRQEGCQERPPSTPAAATMRVVAKELRRSYQDFFECAKNQLVDRPPEQVLAEVAEMMDQDGFNWGRVAVLVVFAGAMLETEEQEKKERGQLRSEMSRRLAEELCRYLVEEKGAWLRENGGWTGFHHHFTQKQPPPQSDPNSTLCCIMAAAAGFGLVGLALLLAVR